A window of Xylophilus sp. GW821-FHT01B05 contains these coding sequences:
- a CDS encoding relaxase/mobilization nuclease and DUF3363 domain-containing protein: protein MSDRRDDDFRVRPSAPKNHGKGQGQSFVSKVLKQAGKASSGKSTVRRPASARGAGQRPGSRLGRGHTAARFAGAKLTPLSRRVTIKTLLVNQRQASPQSLAKHLRYIERDGVGRDGEPGLAYGPQTDAADLGAFKERCANDRHHFRFILSPEDGAELEDLRTYTRHLMQRMEADLGTGLDWVAVNHWNTDNPHTHTHIVVRGRDDTGKDLIIAGDYIADGFRHRAAELATEWLGPRTELEIQQTLQREVEQERWTSLDRTLQREAGKDGRVQIERFNEPTLQRQRLLLIGRLQRLQRLGLAEEAQPGAWAVHADAEKTLRALGERGDIIRTMQRAMRGEPRELAVFEPGDDGRTILGRVAAKGLADELRDRGYLVIDGVDGKAHYVALNARDELANYPTGAVVEVKGSADVRAADRNIAALANDGLYRTDHHLVIAQGQAMPGRDPQEVVAAHVRRLEALRRAGIVERVAEGLWKVPDDLPEQGRRYDARRLGGVSVELKSHLPIEQQARVIGATWLDQQLIGGGKGLGDLGFSGEAKQAMQQRADFLAEQGLAERRGQRVILARNLLGTLRNRELAQAAKDIAAETGLEHRPVADGQRVVGIYRRSVMLASGRYAMLDDGMGFSLVPWKPVIEQRLGQPLAATVRAGGASWEVSLKRGISPG from the coding sequence ATGAGCGACCGCCGCGATGACGATTTCCGCGTGCGCCCCAGTGCCCCGAAGAATCATGGCAAGGGCCAGGGTCAGAGCTTCGTGTCCAAGGTGCTCAAGCAGGCAGGCAAGGCCAGCAGTGGCAAGTCCACGGTGCGCCGTCCAGCTTCGGCGCGTGGCGCCGGTCAGCGGCCCGGCTCGCGCCTGGGGCGCGGCCACACGGCGGCGCGCTTCGCGGGCGCGAAGCTGACGCCCCTATCGCGGCGCGTGACCATCAAGACGCTACTAGTCAACCAGCGCCAAGCTAGCCCGCAATCGCTCGCCAAGCACCTGCGCTACATCGAGCGCGACGGTGTGGGCCGCGATGGCGAACCGGGCCTAGCCTACGGGCCGCAGACCGATGCCGCCGACCTCGGCGCCTTCAAGGAACGCTGTGCCAACGACCGGCACCATTTCCGCTTCATCCTCTCGCCCGAGGATGGCGCGGAACTGGAAGACCTGCGCACCTACACGCGGCACCTGATGCAGCGCATGGAGGCCGACCTGGGCACGGGCCTCGATTGGGTGGCCGTGAACCACTGGAACACCGACAACCCGCACACGCACACGCACATCGTCGTGCGCGGGCGCGACGATACCGGTAAAGACCTCATCATCGCGGGCGACTACATCGCCGACGGCTTCCGCCATCGCGCCGCTGAGCTGGCGACCGAATGGCTGGGGCCGCGCACCGAGCTGGAGATCCAGCAGACCTTGCAGCGCGAGGTGGAGCAAGAGCGGTGGACGAGCCTCGACCGCACGTTGCAGCGCGAGGCCGGCAAGGATGGCCGGGTGCAGATCGAACGCTTCAACGAACCGACGCTGCAACGCCAGCGCCTGCTGCTGATCGGCCGCCTGCAACGCTTGCAGCGCCTGGGCCTGGCCGAGGAGGCGCAGCCCGGCGCCTGGGCCGTCCATGCCGATGCGGAAAAGACCTTGCGCGCCCTGGGCGAACGCGGCGACATCATCCGTACCATGCAGCGGGCCATGCGCGGCGAGCCGCGCGAGCTGGCGGTGTTCGAGCCGGGCGACGATGGCCGAACCATCCTCGGCCGCGTGGCCGCGAAGGGGCTGGCCGACGAACTACGCGACCGAGGCTATCTGGTCATCGACGGCGTGGACGGCAAGGCGCACTACGTCGCACTCAATGCCCGCGACGAACTGGCGAACTATCCGACCGGGGCCGTGGTGGAGGTGAAGGGATCGGCCGATGTGCGCGCGGCGGACAGGAACATCGCCGCGCTGGCGAACGATGGGCTGTATCGCACTGACCATCACCTCGTCATCGCGCAGGGTCAGGCCATGCCGGGCCGCGATCCGCAGGAAGTAGTGGCAGCCCATGTCCGCCGGCTGGAAGCCCTGCGCCGCGCCGGCATCGTGGAGCGCGTGGCCGAAGGGCTATGGAAGGTACCGGACGACCTGCCCGAGCAGGGCCGCCGCTACGACGCGCGGCGCCTGGGCGGCGTGTCCGTGGAGCTGAAATCGCACTTGCCCATCGAGCAGCAGGCGCGCGTGATCGGGGCCACCTGGCTCGACCAGCAGTTGATCGGCGGCGGCAAGGGACTGGGCGACCTAGGCTTTAGCGGCGAGGCAAAACAGGCGATGCAGCAGCGCGCCGACTTCCTGGCCGAACAGGGGCTGGCCGAGCGGCGCGGGCAGCGGGTGATCCTGGCGCGCAACCTGCTGGGCACGCTACGCAACCGGGAGTTGGCGCAGGCTGCGAAGGACATTGCCGCCGAAACCGGCCTGGAGCATCGTCCGGTGGCCGATGGGCAGCGTGTGGTCGGTATCTACCGGCGCAGCGTCATGCTCGCCAGCGGGCGCTACGCGATGCTCGATGACGGCATGGGTTTCAGCCTGGTGCCGTGGAAGCCAGTGATCGAGCAGCGGCTGGGGCAACCCCTTGCCGCCACGGTGCGAGCGGGTGGAGCATCTTGGGAAGTTAGCCTGAAGCGTGGAATCTCGCCAGGTTGA
- a CDS encoding S26 family signal peptidase has product MTTVSTSSASPRPRSRLRARILLAGLTACGLAALAWAAFVSPLPRLTYNPSDSVAVGWYRIDPFDPRTASLPRPLSVGSIVLVPLPATAAALAAQRGYLPTRVPLLKRVGAVAPQHVCIVAGQVRIDGVPSAAVLPADRLGRALPSLPLCRHLELGELFLLSVTNPASFDSRYFGPVSASAVIGVAHPVWLETRP; this is encoded by the coding sequence ATGACGACCGTTTCCACTTCGTCCGCCTCGCCGCGTCCTCGTTCGCGCCTGCGCGCTCGCATCTTGCTGGCGGGCCTGACCGCCTGCGGCCTCGCTGCGCTGGCCTGGGCGGCTTTCGTGTCGCCGCTGCCGCGCCTGACCTACAACCCGTCCGACAGCGTGGCGGTCGGCTGGTATCGCATCGACCCGTTCGACCCGCGCACCGCCTCGCTGCCACGTCCGTTGTCCGTGGGCAGCATCGTGCTGGTGCCGCTGCCGGCCACGGCCGCCGCGCTGGCTGCGCAGCGCGGCTACCTGCCGACGCGCGTGCCGCTGCTCAAACGTGTGGGCGCGGTCGCGCCGCAACACGTCTGCATCGTCGCCGGTCAGGTACGCATCGACGGCGTGCCTTCGGCCGCCGTATTGCCTGCCGACCGGCTGGGCCGGGCGCTGCCGTCCTTGCCGCTTTGCCGCCACCTCGAACTGGGCGAACTGTTCCTGTTGAGCGTGACCAATCCGGCATCGTTCGACAGCCGGTATTTCGGCCCGGTCAGCGCATCCGCCGTGATCGGCGTTGCGCACCCGGTTTGGCTGGAGACGCGCCCATGA
- a CDS encoding DUF2840 domain-containing protein, with protein MNASAAPAANTATAAASPPAAPSLAVLAGQAGNVPLTRVSLAYIEPRFKLYLRFGEPARTLQLDRWRRCAVFVPRAMFCRVRWQANDYGTIRWQLMVMQAGTPLDALQRIPGVRPGARLLLHAEGDASVRAVLERIDATEALGIAPSAVSPAYWRTLGNRLAARLPLPEYSIERHVAWLAGKALP; from the coding sequence ATGAACGCATCCGCTGCACCCGCCGCGAACACGGCCACGGCTGCCGCATCGCCTCCGGCTGCGCCGTCGCTCGCGGTACTCGCCGGCCAGGCCGGCAATGTGCCGCTGACGCGCGTATCGCTGGCCTACATCGAACCGCGCTTCAAGCTCTACCTGCGCTTCGGCGAACCGGCGCGCACGCTCCAGCTCGACCGCTGGCGGCGCTGCGCGGTGTTCGTGCCGCGTGCGATGTTCTGCCGCGTGCGCTGGCAGGCCAATGACTACGGCACGATCCGCTGGCAGTTGATGGTGATGCAGGCTGGCACGCCACTGGATGCGTTGCAGCGTATCCCTGGCGTGCGACCAGGCGCGCGCCTGCTGCTGCACGCCGAAGGCGACGCCAGCGTGCGCGCCGTTCTGGAACGCATCGACGCCACCGAGGCGCTGGGCATCGCCCCGTCTGCCGTCTCGCCCGCGTACTGGCGCACGCTGGGCAACCGGCTCGCGGCGCGCCTGCCGCTGCCCGAATACAGCATCGAACGGCACGTCGCTTGGCTCGCCGGGAAGGCGCTGCCATGA
- a CDS encoding chromosome partitioning protein ParB, whose amino-acid sequence MTAKPPRSKRVGIGARPPANPHAEAWIRQGDADALNKGDLYTARLTLDVTPAMRARIKVSAFTRGVTVAELLRALLEREFPETRTENTL is encoded by the coding sequence ATGACAGCGAAGCCACCACGCAGCAAGCGCGTCGGCATCGGCGCACGGCCGCCCGCGAACCCGCACGCCGAGGCATGGATTCGCCAGGGCGACGCCGATGCGCTCAACAAGGGCGACCTCTACACCGCGCGCCTGACCCTCGACGTGACGCCCGCAATGCGGGCGCGCATCAAGGTGTCGGCCTTCACGCGGGGCGTGACCGTGGCCGAACTGCTGCGCGCTTTGCTGGAACGGGAGTTTCCCGAGACCCGCACGGAGAACACGCTATGA
- the parA gene encoding ParA family partition ATPase: MIVALLNQKGGVGKTTLATHIAGELAMRGQSVILLDADPQGSSLDWTQRRSQQGLPRLFSAVGLARETLHQEAPELARRADHVIIDGPPRIAALARSALLAAERVLIPVQPSPYDLWASAEMVALIREAQVFRPALRAAFVINRRVSTTVIGREARQSLAEQPLPALRAEVHQRIVFADSVAAGRLARETAPDSAAAREIAALVDELLRWPT, from the coding sequence ATGATCGTCGCGCTGCTCAACCAAAAAGGCGGCGTCGGCAAGACCACACTCGCCACGCACATCGCGGGCGAACTGGCGATGCGCGGGCAGTCGGTCATCCTGCTGGATGCCGACCCGCAAGGTTCATCGCTGGACTGGACGCAACGCAGAAGCCAGCAAGGCTTGCCCCGGCTGTTCAGCGCCGTGGGCCTCGCCCGCGAAACGCTGCACCAGGAGGCGCCAGAACTCGCCAGGCGGGCAGATCACGTCATCATCGACGGCCCGCCGCGCATCGCCGCCTTGGCGCGCTCCGCGCTGCTGGCGGCCGAGCGTGTGCTGATCCCGGTGCAGCCCAGCCCCTACGACTTGTGGGCCAGCGCCGAGATGGTGGCGCTGATCCGCGAGGCTCAGGTGTTTCGGCCTGCACTGCGCGCGGCCTTCGTCATCAACCGCCGCGTTAGCACCACGGTGATCGGTCGGGAGGCGCGTCAGTCGCTGGCCGAACAGCCGCTGCCGGCGCTGCGCGCCGAGGTGCACCAGCGCATCGTCTTCGCCGACAGCGTGGCCGCTGGCCGGCTCGCCCGCGAGACGGCGCCGGACAGCGCCGCCGCGCGCGAGATCGCCGCGCTGGTGGATGAACTGCTGCGGTGGCCGACATGA
- a CDS encoding replication initiator protein A, which produces MSSSPGQALPQREQLDLFRALPGDMAPRDSQDLMAFPFFSLAKSRRTAPIDFRAGGITIRVEGTAEHGIATIWDADVLIWAASQIVEARDAGMRPSRWIRATPYEILRFIGRGTSLNDYMRLKAALDRLQSTSVATSIRETTGRRLHRFSWVNEWRELADASGVPLGIELILPDWFYAGVLDAALVLTIDPAYFRLKGGIERWLYRLVRKHGGRQEHGWQFDFRHLHRKSGSAARFSDFAYDLRVLVARQSLPGYVLGIEAMPDEGLELLTFRPVPPTARG; this is translated from the coding sequence ATGTCCAGCTCGCCAGGGCAAGCCTTGCCGCAGCGCGAACAGCTCGACCTGTTCCGCGCGCTGCCGGGCGACATGGCACCGCGCGACAGCCAGGACTTGATGGCCTTTCCGTTCTTCTCGCTCGCCAAGTCGCGGCGCACCGCGCCGATCGACTTCCGAGCGGGCGGCATCACCATCCGGGTGGAGGGCACGGCCGAGCATGGCATCGCCACCATCTGGGATGCCGACGTGTTGATTTGGGCCGCCTCACAGATCGTAGAAGCGCGCGACGCGGGCATGCGCCCGTCGCGCTGGATACGCGCCACGCCCTACGAGATCCTGCGCTTCATTGGACGAGGAACATCCCTCAACGACTACATGCGCCTGAAAGCTGCGCTGGATCGCCTGCAATCGACCAGCGTGGCCACGTCCATCCGCGAAACCACGGGAAGGCGCTTGCATCGCTTTTCCTGGGTGAACGAATGGCGCGAGCTGGCCGACGCCAGCGGCGTGCCGCTGGGCATCGAATTGATCCTGCCGGATTGGTTCTATGCCGGCGTGCTCGACGCCGCCCTGGTGCTGACCATCGACCCGGCCTATTTCCGTTTGAAGGGCGGCATCGAGCGCTGGCTGTACCGCCTGGTGCGCAAGCACGGCGGGCGGCAGGAACACGGCTGGCAATTCGACTTCCGGCACCTGCACCGCAAGTCCGGCAGCGCGGCGCGCTTCTCGGACTTCGCCTACGACCTGCGCGTCCTTGTGGCGCGGCAGTCGCTGCCCGGCTACGTCCTCGGCATCGAGGCGATGCCGGACGAAGGATTGGAGCTGCTGACCTTCCGGCCCGTGCCGCCCACGGCACGGGGATAA
- a CDS encoding helix-turn-helix domain-containing protein: MRPAPLRPAAAAVAAPAQPQRYLTNDEAAEYLRLSPRTLEKQRVIGGGPKFRKFGRRVMYAVSDLDAWADARSYEATSDPEYAENHSADSRAR; encoded by the coding sequence ATGCGACCTGCTCCCTTGCGGCCTGCCGCTGCTGCTGTCGCTGCGCCCGCGCAGCCCCAACGCTACCTGACCAACGACGAGGCCGCCGAGTATCTGCGCCTCAGCCCTCGCACGCTGGAGAAGCAGCGCGTGATCGGTGGTGGCCCGAAGTTCCGCAAGTTCGGCCGGCGCGTCATGTACGCCGTGAGCGACCTCGATGCCTGGGCCGATGCGCGCAGCTACGAGGCCACGTCCGATCCCGAATACGCCGAGAACCATTCGGCCGACAGCCGTGCGCGCTGA
- a CDS encoding DUF2285 domain-containing protein, whose protein sequence is MAEPNAEHWYPTAAYLYVLHLDGPALAWEYLRRNTDYRRDWLRRRRRPEAAHRWGLRLLEDPVQDARDAHPSWFPDHDGVIQLYPDGDPPPDADAFEFWNVPGRKHLIHDGKRLVLTAQWPGCCVQLALAPALEDGMAYLYAIRACAAPCARYRALATGLDALSVATGAAPAAAARSRPTPGALLELHTLQALDATLAGASLREVAEGLFGADAVAADWHKDSALRARVRRLVRRGNALMRGGYRRLAQLPPFPLH, encoded by the coding sequence ATGGCTGAACCGAACGCTGAGCATTGGTATCCGACTGCTGCCTACCTCTACGTCCTGCACCTGGACGGCCCCGCGCTGGCCTGGGAATACCTGCGCCGAAACACCGACTACCGACGCGACTGGCTGCGCCGTCGCCGACGGCCGGAGGCGGCACATCGCTGGGGTTTGCGCCTGCTGGAAGATCCCGTCCAGGATGCCCGCGACGCGCATCCATCGTGGTTCCCCGACCATGATGGCGTCATCCAGCTTTACCCGGACGGTGACCCGCCGCCGGATGCCGATGCCTTCGAGTTCTGGAACGTCCCAGGACGCAAGCACCTGATCCACGACGGCAAACGCCTTGTGCTGACGGCGCAATGGCCCGGCTGCTGCGTGCAACTCGCGCTCGCACCTGCGCTGGAGGACGGCATGGCCTACCTCTACGCCATCCGCGCCTGTGCCGCGCCTTGCGCACGCTACCGCGCACTGGCGACCGGGCTGGATGCGCTGTCCGTCGCAACCGGGGCCGCGCCTGCGGCGGCGGCCCGCTCCCGGCCTACGCCTGGCGCGCTGCTGGAACTGCACACGCTTCAGGCGCTTGACGCGACCCTGGCGGGCGCGTCCTTGCGCGAGGTGGCCGAAGGGCTGTTCGGCGCGGATGCCGTCGCGGCCGACTGGCACAAGGACAGTGCCTTGCGTGCCCGCGTGCGGCGGCTGGTGCGCCGTGGCAATGCGCTGATGCGCGGCGGCTACCGCCGCCTGGCACAGCTTCCGCCGTTCCCGCTGCACTAG